AATCATTCTACAGAAATAACTGGTCCTGATTTCAGTGATTTCTTTAGAGGGTTTAAATTTTGGCCCCTATCCTTTCAGTTAAATCctcatcttttaaaacaaattctaaGGAAAGTGCTGTATCCTAACCGGCACCAAtaagcaaaaatttaaaaatatttttacgacatttgacaatgagggtcggttgaaaacaaaactttacaacaaaagagatgatttcagctttccaattttgaactttccatttctaagtagcaacattccagcagcacctgcatacggggtatatatctccaaattgatacaatattcccgtgcttgcatttcctatcatgattttcttgatagagggttgctgctcacaaggaagctctTAAACCTAGAGTTCAAatgttgaagttgaaatcatcccttcgtaaattttacggacgccatcaggagtttgttgaccgttatggaataaccatttcacaaatgatatcgaatatgttctttacgtcgtaactataatccccttccctttcatgaatgtgacctaccaaattagactatttaccgaatttgttatcacataagcaacacgaggggtgccacatgtggagcaggatctgcttacccttttggagcacctgagatcacccctagtttttgatggggtttgtgttgttaattattaagttttctatgttgtgtcatgtgtactattgtttgtctgtctgtccctttggtttcttttgtccctcttttgcaatttgtgtacattaaaaacttttcagttttaaaaactttaattaatcATCAATccaacaaataattttgtttatctgtAGACAACCAtgtttattaattaataatattCCATAATTTTCGACAGGTGAGAATAGTCAAGTTGATGTTCTGGTACATAGTACAGATGTGTTCACTTGTGGTATTTGTGAGCATAATGAAGAAAACctcatagattttttaaaacacaagatACAACGTAAGTAataagttttaatattgttaaatgCTATTTTGAGCTTGACCTTAAAAGAGGCATTACATGTAGCTATAATgagatatatgtaaaatgagatcttttttttgttcattcaaTAATGAAAGTCATGTGAAAGTTAAATAgtgaatttataataataaaccagcttttagcagccagtttggttcaattttatcaaacatTGCTGATGAacttttcacttgcaagtgaatattTAAATCTCTTTAATCTGTATGCCTATGACCTAGAAGTCCTTCAATTAAACCCTTAAGCTGGAGATGGattatatgtataatatttatataatccATCTCCAGATTAAGGGTTTAATTGAaggacttatatatatatatataaaagatgtggtatgagtgccaatgagacaacccaaAAATGACTCAtgaaaaaccattcaaacaggaaaaccaagtCTAAagtatatgaaaaacaaaaaacaagaaacattaataaaccacatcaacaaacgacaaccacttaacaTCAGGTTCTTTAcgtaggacaggtgcaaacaaaccCAGTGGGTTTAAAcctaccaaccttcacccttacctggaacaatagtgtaacatcacaacatagaaaaacacactataaaatatcaattgaactcaatacatatgaaaacaaaaagttaatatatatatacactgaaCAGATGAATTTGATctatgatacatgtattcagctattaaaaggaaaagaatgttaacattgaaagtgaaacaaggatgtttttttatgtattattgtcattttatttattttcttttgttacatcttttgacattggactcagacttctcttgaactgaattttaatgtgcatattgttattcttttacttttctacattggctagaggtatagggggagggttgagatcttataaacatgtttaaccccgccacatttttgcgcctgtcccaagtcaggagtctctggcctttgttagtcttgtatgattttaaattttagtttcttgtgtataatttggagtttagtatgacgtccattatcactgtactattatgcatattttaggggccagctgaaggacaactacgggtgcgggaattctcgctacattgaagacccattggttgccttcggctgttgtttgctctatggtcgggtggttgtcgctttgacatattcaccatttcctttctcaattttatgaaccATTTCGTTGACTGATTCAATCCACAAAacaatcaatctttatatataggttaaaacattgttaaacatacttttaaacttacaatatgaaatcaaatagaCCTAGAAAAATTTATTTGCATGTGACTGCTAtcttaatgtttatatttatcatgtttatgtttatattgggtTATATGACCTTCTGCAGGCCTCACAggtcaaatatatttgattgaCAATTTGCATCATGTACATGATTGTATGACAAAgggactttttttcttttgtttcagatCAAGGACCAGGAAACTGCTATGTTTGTCAGCTATGTAAGATTTCATATACTAAAGACTCCTCGCTTACTCAGCATTATAAAGTGAAACATAAAGTGTCATTGGTTCCTaggaaaaaaaggaataataattttcatgaaaaagaagatatccaagacataacaaacattATAGAGGAAAAAGGAAATGATTATGATCTTCAAATTGTAAATATGGAAAACCTTGATGTTGTCAATTTATTAAACAGTGACGGTTCTGACAACAGTAAATGTGATCCTGATTATGAAAAAGACAGCCAAACAGATGGGCCTCAAACTGATACAGCTGATTGTGATATAATTAATTATTGTGAAGAAATTCCTGCTTCAGTAACTGTTAACCCAGCCATTGAAGATCATTTGCCAATGGATCACAGTCACGGAACAACAGAAATTGGACATTTAGATCTAAAAGCTAATAATGACCTGTCATTATCTTATACAAGTACAGTTGCTATCAAAGATAATCAGGAAGTTGTCTCGCCAAATTCAGCACATGGGGAAAACAGTGTTGTCACCtgcaatattgaaataataagcTTGGATGAACCTAGTAATGACCTTTTTATTGATGATGACGAATCGTCAGAGagaaatttgaaatatgtaaatgatgatataacagatgaaaatgatttctttttttgtgtgaaaacaaatttaaatgcaGGAAAAAGTATTATTTATGAAAGACAAAATTTGTGCTGTATATATTGTAATTACCAAGATATGGTATTGGCAAACTTGTATCAACATATGTCTGATCAGCATGTAGATCACATGAATACTAAGGAAGAACTCAAACTTGAAAACACAAATGACAATATAAAGCTGATGAAATTTtctgaatataaaaacatttgcttaaaatatcacaTGGGATCTGGCAGAAAGAACAGAAATACCGAAATGCAAGACCAAGCAGGAGAATTTCCATGTGGGAAATGTGATAAAATATTCACTAGATTGCGTTATTTGAAAAAACATAATACACTCCATAAACCTGAAAAACCTTTTCTGTGTGATTTTTGTGGAAAATCATTTAAGACTCAAACCTACCTTACTATACATCATCGCTCACATTCCAAGAAGTCGTACCAATGTGAACAATGTGATTTTTCATCATCAAATACTGCCTTAATACACATACATAGGCAACATCATAACAATGGGtgtgttttatgtgatatctgTGGTAATGCATACTCTGATAAATCAACTTTAACCAAACACAAACGTGTTCATGATCCTAATCGACCATATCAGTGCAATTACCCAGGATGCACTTGGCGGTTTTTAACAGAAGTTATGTGCAGGGCACATCAAAGGAATCATGACACAGaaggaaaatttaaatgttcccATTGTGGTTATGTCTTTCGACACAAACATCATGTCAAAAGGCATGAAGCTCAAGTGCATGGTATTAAAAATCAACCTATTAAGATTGATGATAAAACCGATTGTGGATCAGAACCATCAAGTATGAATAACATACAGAGTATTAAtgaagacaaaaatacaaatgaattgCAGGAAAAAGAGACATCTACAGTTAACGTTATAGTAGAATCAACAGAAGAAAGCACCTGTTTACAGGAGTCTGTGTCTGGTGGTCAGTTAGTAATTACAACAGACACTGAAGGGAATGCCTTGAATTATCAACTCACGGAAATTTCCAATATAGCTTTAATGGACTCAGGAGGAGGGAGAACAATTATAATTCCTCAAATTGACTATGGAAATGTTGTTTTGCAGAGGGTGGAAAATGCAGTTGGAGATACACCAATGATTAAAGTTACAGAATTAAAGGagaatatatgatatttttttgcaattgtcttttatcatttttttatttcaaggccttttttagctgactatgcagtaagggttttactcattgttgaaggctgtatagtAACCTAGGgctatagttgtaaatttctgtgtcatttgatctcttttGTAGAGTTGTCATTTGCAATCGTACCATGTCTTCTAATTTTACAGGAACATGTTCCCAATTACAATACAAGGTtgcatgaacatgatgaacaataattataataaacagGGATTCAGCTTTAAGATTTTTGGCAATGGCttcatgaatattgttttagaaattttatttaaaaaagtggCAGAAGATACTTAGGTAATATAAAGTTGAGAAAATTTAACAATCagcaatgcaaaaaaaaaaaagaaggaaaaagctataaaaagacaaaaagtccaCAAAAAAACTTCATAGAAAACTATAGTGTACCCAGGTCTCAGGTGACAACAATAATAGGAAGACGACATGCTTGTTGTCATCAGTGGCACAGGTAATGGTTAACAGCTATCATCCAGAACAGTTATTGTAAGTTCATAAATTATTGCGTGcgtttattattgtgatttttgaaaATGGACAAATAAGCGAGATTTAGGAGATaactttattgtattttaagctctgacggcatcaattggggatttgatggtcgcaaaattaagtttactggcgacgcgttagcggagacagttaacgggtatttgcgaccatcaaatccccaattcaTGCAGtcagagcttaaaatacaatattgttatctccattctaatgaaactgacagcaaacaacgttaaaacatgtatttaaaatctgtcatatgccgtctgcgcttgtgcgtacgtcccatagcatcaattgtcaattgatgccatgtaagaaagtgaggttatccaatcaaattgaacGTTAcgaacgttgttgcattagaataatTATTGCAATGTCAGGAAAATGAATGAGAGTTCTTATTATTGCGATACTCACTCAGTCACATTattcacatttataaaaaactcgcaataatttttgaatttacagtaataaccaacttgtgatggtCTCTGTAAAACTTTCAAAAGGATGACTTGAGAGTCACTACTTAAATCATTGGTTCATTTGGGTTTCTTTTAAGTGTACATGTCAACCCACTATCTAAAATCCCATTTTTGGTTATACTCAATATGCTGGgcctgtttaaaaaaaaaccatttctAGTGATCTATATATGTTATCATGTATGAGTCAATGACACAGGATGGCAAATCTATATTGTATTGGAGGGACTGATTGATTAACAAAATCCTGTAATCTAAACCAGACCTCCAGAGTTCTCTGGTTTCTTAAACTCTATCCATAAGTTTTTATGGTCACTTATTCTGAGACAAATGAATGCAAATTTtaggattcaaaattattataaggaatcaaattttgtatatatttttatagaaatatgaaTGGAATGTATAGTATGATCCCTTTTGTTAGCCTTTACATGTGCAAGTCAAAACGTATACCCCCTGCTAACAGAAGTTTAAGGGGTATAGAGGAATCACCATGTCTGTTTTTCTGTCCCTTCAAATTtgtgtccaaaattaaacttagtttgattttaacaaaaatttaattcttgaggttctttgatatgctgaatctaaacatgtactttgattttttttattatgggccattatcaagttggtccaaaattaaacttcgtttgatttaaacaaaaattgaacatatggggttcttcaatatgctgaatctaaccatgtatttagatttttaatatttgggcccggacggttatcaaattggtccacattgtggtctaaagggtctaaaatagaacattatttgatttcatcaaaaattgaattctaagggttctatgatatgctgaatctattaaaccatgtatttagattttggatattggaccataataggtaaatgtccaatttaataagtttttaagtttaagttcttagaccacattcattccgTGTcggaaacctatgttgtgtcaactacttctgctgttgttttttattttggtcgggttgttgtctctttgacacattccccatttccattctcaattttatttcatcacaatccaaattcagagctatatcaagcttaaatgttgtgtccatacttgccccaactgttcagggtttgacctctgcggttgtataaagctgccccctgcggagcatctggtttcatCTTGCCTTTCGcgtgacttcattttcatggttgattgGATGTTTGAAAGTTTTTGTGATTTGGGTTAGTTTTCATATACTACTGcaatagaaaatacaaaacaatcaaAAGCCAGCTACAACAAGGTCTGAGGAGGTCATACTGGCTGTATGAAGAGATTCTGGACATTCATAAAGCACAAACGAAGTAATGGAAATGAAGTCTCACCACTGAAAAAAAAGATGGCCTACTACATTCAGATCCTTTGGCAAATATACTTAACCAACAGTTCCAGTCTGCTtttactggaaaaaaataagcttTTCCAATCAGGAATTCCATGACAGATGTGGATCTTAAAAACACTGGCCCAGACAAAATTACATCTAAGGTTCTATTTAAACGAATTTATAGACACCGAAATAGCACCAATACTCAGCAACAGTCATATGAGTCTGGAAAATAACCAAATGTCTGTCCTATCTTTAAAAAGACCAGAAATACAAAGCAGAAAACTACCACCCAGAATCTTTAACGTGTATAGCCTGTAAAATCACAGAACACATAATTACCAGCAACATCATGGCTCACTCGGACAAACATA
This is a stretch of genomic DNA from Mytilus trossulus isolate FHL-02 chromosome 6, PNRI_Mtr1.1.1.hap1, whole genome shotgun sequence. It encodes these proteins:
- the LOC134721318 gene encoding myoneurin-like isoform X1, producing MNSNARIICINSENVNGENSQVDVLVHSTDVFTCGICEHNEENLIDFLKHKIQHQGPGNCYVCQLCKISYTKDSSLTQHYKVKHKVSLVPRKKRNNNFHEKEDIQDITNIIEEKGNDYDLQIVNMENLDVVNLLNSDGSDNSKCDPDYEKDSQTDGPQTDTADCDIINYCEEIPASVTVNPAIEDHLPMDHSHGTTEIGHLDLKANNDLSLSYTSTVAIKDNQEVVSPNSAHGENSVVTCNIEIISLDEPSNDLFIDDDESSERNLKYVNDDITDENDFFFCVKTNLNAGKSIIYERQNLCCIYCNYQDMVLANLYQHMSDQHVDHMNTKEELKLENTNDNIKLMKFSEYKNICLKYHMGSGRKNRNTEMQDQAGEFPCGKCDKIFTRLRYLKKHNTLHKPEKPFLCDFCGKSFKTQTYLTIHHRSHSKKSYQCEQCDFSSSNTALIHIHRQHHNNGCVLCDICGNAYSDKSTLTKHKRVHDPNRPYQCNYPGCTWRFLTEVMCRAHQRNHDTEGKFKCSHCGYVFRHKHHVKRHEAQVHGIKNQPIKIDDKTDCGSEPSSMNNIQSINEDKNTNELQEKETSTVNVIVESTEESTCLQESVSGGQLVITTDTEGNALNYQLTEISNIALMDSGGGRTIIIPQIDYGNVVLQRVENAVGDTPMIKVTELKENI
- the LOC134721318 gene encoding zinc finger protein 69 homolog isoform X2, which encodes MENLDVVNLLNSDGSDNSKCDPDYEKDSQTDGPQTDTADCDIINYCEEIPASVTVNPAIEDHLPMDHSHGTTEIGHLDLKANNDLSLSYTSTVAIKDNQEVVSPNSAHGENSVVTCNIEIISLDEPSNDLFIDDDESSERNLKYVNDDITDENDFFFCVKTNLNAGKSIIYERQNLCCIYCNYQDMVLANLYQHMSDQHVDHMNTKEELKLENTNDNIKLMKFSEYKNICLKYHMGSGRKNRNTEMQDQAGEFPCGKCDKIFTRLRYLKKHNTLHKPEKPFLCDFCGKSFKTQTYLTIHHRSHSKKSYQCEQCDFSSSNTALIHIHRQHHNNGCVLCDICGNAYSDKSTLTKHKRVHDPNRPYQCNYPGCTWRFLTEVMCRAHQRNHDTEGKFKCSHCGYVFRHKHHVKRHEAQVHGIKNQPIKIDDKTDCGSEPSSMNNIQSINEDKNTNELQEKETSTVNVIVESTEESTCLQESVSGGQLVITTDTEGNALNYQLTEISNIALMDSGGGRTIIIPQIDYGNVVLQRVENAVGDTPMIKVTELKENI